In Patagioenas fasciata isolate bPatFas1 chromosome 2, bPatFas1.hap1, whole genome shotgun sequence, a single window of DNA contains:
- the ROPN1L gene encoding ropporin-1-like protein, with protein MPPPETIFCAQQIKIPPELPDILKQFTKAAIRTQPYDVLQWAAAYFSALSKGEPLPVKERLEIPLATEKTDAALTLGFLKVLHKQLSPKGVVNVAELKERWKHLCLPEEQLEAILQLDDFGEEVEWMKVLALGCSVLGGSLLSSMKHACEILTKDPDGGAARVPFETFSFLYSYLASIDGEIPEEETEAFLCGIKEQADQQSGMVLLRNFLTQPSAVF; from the exons ATGCCTCCTCCGGAAACCATATTTTGTGCTCAGCAGATCAAAATTCCTCCTGAGCTACCTGATATTCTGAAGCAATTTACTAAAGCTGCTATTAGGACTCAACCTTATGATGTTTTGCAGTGGGCAGCTGC GTATTTTTCAGCGCTGTCAAAAGGTGAGCCCCTTCCTGTGAAGGAGAGGCTTGAAATACCTTTGGCAACAGAGAAAACAGATGCTGCTCTGACTCTAGGATTCCTTAAAGTCTTGCACAAACAG CTTTCTCCCAAAGGCGTGGTGAATGTTGCAGAACTGAAGGAAAGATGGAAACACTTGTGCTTGCCCGAGGAGCAGCTGGAAGCTATCTTGCAGCTGGACGACTTTGGCGAGGAGGTGGAGTGGATGAAGGTTCTGGCGCTTGGGTGCAGTGTTCTTGGTGGG TCCTTACTGAGTTCAATGAAACACGCCTGTGAAATCTTAACAAAGGACCCAGATGGTGGAGCAGCTCGTGTTCCCTTTGAAACATTTTCATTCCTTTACTCCTATTTGGCCAGTATCGATGGAGAGATACCAGAGGAGGAAACAGAAGCGTTCCTCTGTGGAATTAAAGAACAGGC TGACCAACAAAGTGGCATGGTGCTGCTCAGAAACTTTCTGACCCAGCCCTCAGCAGTGTTTTGA
- the SNRNP48 gene encoding U11/U12 small nuclear ribonucleoprotein 48 kDa protein isoform X2, with protein sequence MAAASAVWLGDPVEWALCPYDVHHRVPRASLERHATSCRLRKMGYSAEEEAEMYDSSFFYENLKVPTVAMDKDLQFHIVKQARAQSAKEGTGYSEGSYSLLPVEVPQNHKRFTCDLTQADRLALYDYVVEETKKQRSRSQITENDSDLFVDLAAKITQDDSQRAPKSHLEILAEMRDYKRRRQSYRAKNVHITKKSYTEVIRDVIGVHMEELSNHWQEENRLDNADISDGGKSKSSGREERRSASVDSRQSGESSKDTERTRHKRETSRSPNKRKRSRERGKDRDSRRKRERDEDKYHSHKRRK encoded by the exons ATGGCCGCCGCCAGTGCAGTGTGGCTTGGGGACCCG GTGGAGTGGGCTCTGTGCCCCTACGACGTCCATCACCGCGTCCCCCGGGCGTCGCTGGAGAGGCACGCCACGTCCTGCCGGCTCCGCAAGATGGGCTACTCCGCCGAGGAGGAG GCTGAGATGTACGACTCCAGCTTTTTCTATGAAAACCTGAAGGTTCCTACCGTCGCTATGG ATAAAGATTTACAGTTTCACATTGTTAAGCAAGCTAGAGCTCAAAGTGCAAAAGAAGGTACAGGCTACAGTGAAG GATCTTACTCATTACTGCCTGTAGAGGTTCCTCAAAATCACAAGCGTTTCACCTGTGACCTGACTCAAGCTGATCGCCTTGCTCTTTATGATTATGTTGTTGAGGAGACGAAGAAACAGAGGTCTAGATCCCAAATCACAGAAAATGACAGTGATCTCTTTGTGGATTTAGCAGCAAAAATCACACAAG ATGATAGTCAGAGAGCTCCAAAGTCCCATCTTGAAATTCTGGCGGAAATGCGAGACTACAAAAGGCGGCGACAGTCATACAGGGCTAAGAACGTTCATATAACAAAGAAGTCCTACACTGAG GTGATTCGGGACGTGATTGGTGTGCATATGGAAGAACTCAGCAATCACTGGCAGGAGGAGAATAGGTTGGATAATGCAGATATAAGTGATGGAGGGAAGTCGAAATCTTCAGGAAG GGAAGAAAGGCGGTCTGCTTCAGTGGACTCACGGCAGTCTGGCGAAAGCTCTAAGGATACTGAACGCACCAGACATAAGAGAGAGACCAGCAGGAGTCCAAATAAACGAAAAAGGAGTCGTGAAAGAGGCAAAGACAGAGATTCtcggagaaaaagagagag agATGAAGACAAATATCACAGCCATAAAAGAAGAAAGTAG
- the SNRNP48 gene encoding U11/U12 small nuclear ribonucleoprotein 48 kDa protein isoform X1 translates to MAAASAVWLGDPVEWALCPYDVHHRVPRASLERHATSCRLRKMGYSAEEEAEMYDSSFFYENLKVPTVAMDKDLQFHIVKQARAQSAKEGTGYSEGSYSLLPVEVPQNHKRFTCDLTQADRLALYDYVVEETKKQRSRSQITENDSDLFVDLAAKITQDDSQRAPKSHLEILAEMRDYKRRRQSYRAKNVHITKKSYTEVIRDVIGVHMEELSNHWQEENRLDNADISDGGKSKSSGRREERRSASVDSRQSGESSKDTERTRHKRETSRSPNKRKRSRERGKDRDSRRKRERDEDKYHSHKRRK, encoded by the exons ATGGCCGCCGCCAGTGCAGTGTGGCTTGGGGACCCG GTGGAGTGGGCTCTGTGCCCCTACGACGTCCATCACCGCGTCCCCCGGGCGTCGCTGGAGAGGCACGCCACGTCCTGCCGGCTCCGCAAGATGGGCTACTCCGCCGAGGAGGAG GCTGAGATGTACGACTCCAGCTTTTTCTATGAAAACCTGAAGGTTCCTACCGTCGCTATGG ATAAAGATTTACAGTTTCACATTGTTAAGCAAGCTAGAGCTCAAAGTGCAAAAGAAGGTACAGGCTACAGTGAAG GATCTTACTCATTACTGCCTGTAGAGGTTCCTCAAAATCACAAGCGTTTCACCTGTGACCTGACTCAAGCTGATCGCCTTGCTCTTTATGATTATGTTGTTGAGGAGACGAAGAAACAGAGGTCTAGATCCCAAATCACAGAAAATGACAGTGATCTCTTTGTGGATTTAGCAGCAAAAATCACACAAG ATGATAGTCAGAGAGCTCCAAAGTCCCATCTTGAAATTCTGGCGGAAATGCGAGACTACAAAAGGCGGCGACAGTCATACAGGGCTAAGAACGTTCATATAACAAAGAAGTCCTACACTGAG GTGATTCGGGACGTGATTGGTGTGCATATGGAAGAACTCAGCAATCACTGGCAGGAGGAGAATAGGTTGGATAATGCAGATATAAGTGATGGAGGGAAGTCGAAATCTTCAGGAAG AAGGGAAGAAAGGCGGTCTGCTTCAGTGGACTCACGGCAGTCTGGCGAAAGCTCTAAGGATACTGAACGCACCAGACATAAGAGAGAGACCAGCAGGAGTCCAAATAAACGAAAAAGGAGTCGTGAAAGAGGCAAAGACAGAGATTCtcggagaaaaagagagag agATGAAGACAAATATCACAGCCATAAAAGAAGAAAGTAG